ATTATACGAAGTCGAAACAAGACGATTAAAAGAGCAAGTAAGACGTAATTTATCACGTTTCCCAGAAAGTTTTATGTTTGAATTAACAAAAAAAGAATTAGAAGACTGGCGTAATCAATTTGGAGGTAGTAATAAAGAAATAATGGGTTTACGTATCTCACCTTTTGTATTTACAGAACATGGAGTATTGATGCTTGCTAATGTTTTAAAGAGCGAAAGAGCAATAATAATGAGTATAAGAATAATAGAGGTTTTTGTTAAAATCAGGGAAATATTGATGATGCATAAAGATACTTTATTAAGATTAGAAAATATAGATCAGAAATTATCATCACATGATGATAAAATCATGTTAATTTTTGAATACATAAAGCAGTTTGAAGAAGCCAAACAACAAGAATTAGAACAACAAAATAGAAAACCAATAGGATTTAAAACATCGGACGAAGAATAAATATTTATATTGAGCTTGTCGAAATAAAACACACAAACAGCACATTGCTTTTTTGTTGTTTAATTGAAAAACTCATTTGAAAGAAAAAAATATGTTACTTTTGTAGTTCGATGGGATGCCATAAATTAAAATATTACGAGAGTGAAACCGCAATAGGCAAAAAATGGAAATTTTTTGTCGATGGGATAGAAAAAATTGTGAATAGTCAGAAAATTTGTAAAGATTACTATGCATTCGGTTCAATTATGCCTCCTCCTATTGGCGATACTGTTGGAGTAAGAAATGCCTTTCTTAATTATTTATATACAACAATGGGTAGTTTATTTCTTAATGAGGTTATAAAACCTTGTTTAAAAGATACCAATAGACTACCAATGATAGCCTCCATGTTCCAAGGCGGAAACCCTTTTGTTTTGGATACTATTTTAGCAAATATTTATTCTGTCGATGATTTTGGAAGGCTTATTAATTCATGGACAAGAGACAGGCAAATTATTGTGATGGGGGGTGGAATAATGACTGAACCGGTTATACTTGAATATAAATTAAAAGAACACCATATTTATGGAAGTAGCCGACTCGGAATACA
The Bacteroidota bacterium genome window above contains:
- a CDS encoding ORF6N domain-containing protein, with product MSEKNEDKIMLADEIIMDKIYFIRGQKVMLDRDLAKLYEVETRRLKEQVRRNLSRFPESFMFELTKKELEDWRNQFGGSNKEIMGLRISPFVFTEHGVLMLANVLKSERAIIMSIRIIEVFVKIREILMMHKDTLLRLENIDQKLSSHDDKIMLIFEYIKQFEEAKQQELEQQNRKPIGFKTSDEE